The Thiothrix subterranea genome has a segment encoding these proteins:
- a CDS encoding DUF433 domain-containing protein, translated as MSMVASNPEVLGGVLVFKSTRVPVRNLFDYLLAGDSIKDFLEDFPTVSFEQIRYVLKSSEVAFEKAAA; from the coding sequence ATGTCAATGGTAGCAAGCAACCCAGAGGTTTTAGGCGGAGTATTGGTATTCAAGTCCACGCGTGTACCTGTGCGCAACTTATTTGATTACTTACTGGCGGGTGACAGCATTAAGGATTTCCTAGAGGATTTTCCAACCGTTTCGTTTGAACAAATCCGTTATGTCTTGAAAAGTTCGGAAGTTGCCTTTGAGAAAGCGGCTGCTTGA
- a CDS encoding DUF5615 family PIN-like protein: MKIIIDECLPRRLCKLLPFEQVWTVPQIGLAGLKDTELLEALDAKGIDVFVTIDGNIEYQQQFVNRVFGTVVIRAASNRFQDLTPLATALIEAVSGVSAGQLVRIP, from the coding sequence ATGAAAATTATCATTGATGAATGCTTGCCGCGCCGCTTGTGTAAGCTATTGCCGTTCGAGCAAGTGTGGACAGTGCCGCAAATTGGGCTGGCAGGTTTGAAGGATACCGAACTGTTGGAAGCACTTGATGCGAAAGGCATTGATGTTTTTGTCACCATTGATGGCAATATCGAATACCAGCAACAGTTTGTTAACCGCGTCTTCGGTACGGTGGTTATTCGTGCAGCCAGTAACCGTTTCCAAGATTTAACGCCATTGGCTACAGCGTTGATTGAGGCTGTTAGCGGCGTAAGTGCTGGGCAACTTGTACGGATTCCTTAA
- a CDS encoding MOSC domain-containing protein, translated as MGSTLGYPFLIVSEASLHALNAQLVANGASPVPMTRFRPNIVLSGMAAFGEDRCATVTAVTQAYRFAIRKPCQRCKTTTVDQQTGVISNPKEPLKTLTAMTPYPHLNGAYFGQNTTLTFGDQQVIRVGDLQIVD; from the coding sequence ATGGGGAGTACCTTAGGCTACCCGTTTTTGATTGTGTCGGAAGCCTCGTTGCACGCCCTGAATGCGCAACTCGTCGCCAATGGTGCAAGCCCCGTTCCCATGACGCGCTTTCGCCCCAATATCGTCCTCAGCGGCATGGCAGCCTTTGGCGAAGACCGTTGTGCAACCGTTACCGCTGTCACACAAGCGTACCGTTTCGCCATCCGCAAACCGTGCCAACGCTGCAAAACCACCACGGTTGATCAGCAAACCGGCGTGATTAGCAACCCGAAAGAACCGTTGAAAACCCTCACCGCGATGACCCCTTACCCGCACCTCAACGGCGCATACTTTGGGCAAAACACCACGCTGACGTTTGGCGACCAACAGGTGATCCGCGTGGGGGATCTGCAAATCGTCGATTGA
- a CDS encoding IS3 family transposase (programmed frameshift) has product MANVRKHHTAEFKAKVALEAIRQQKTTNELITAYAIQAAQISTWKKQALAAIPLAFSSKKDRDQHNQQAEIDELYRQLGQVVAERDWLKKKSAGYPLTLRKALLEPDNAAFSLRQQCGLLGINRSSLYYQPQGESEENLLLMRLLDEQYTQTPYYGVLKMKAHLRTLGHVVNEKRVRRLLRTMGLEAVYQKPDTSKPNPEHEIFPYLLRGLVIDRCDQVWSTDITYIRLAHGFVYLMAVIDWYSRYVLGWAISTTLEADFCIEVVGELLDSGSCEIFNTDQGAQFTTPRFTTPLLNKGIRVSMDGRGRALDNIFIERLWRTVKYEHIYLQDIQTVQEARTGLRDYFQFYNHRRLHQSLDYSTPAAVYFAGRQDGQGKTDFYQPAFILIS; this is encoded by the exons ATGGCAAATGTGCGCAAACATCATACAGCGGAGTTCAAGGCGAAAGTGGCATTGGAGGCGATCAGGCAACAGAAAACCACCAACGAACTGATCACCGCCTACGCCATCCAAGCGGCTCAGATCAGCACGTGGAAAAAACAGGCTCTAGCTGCCATCCCCTTGGCTTTTTCCAGTAAAAAAGACCGCGATCAACACAACCAGCAAGCGGAGATTGACGAGTTATACCGCCAACTAGGGCAAGTGGTTGCCGAACGTGATTGGCTGAAAAAAAAGTCGGCGG GGTATCCATTAACCCTAAGGAAAGCCTTGCTTGAGCCAGACAATGCGGCGTTTAGCTTGCGTCAGCAGTGTGGATTGTTGGGGATCAACCGCTCCAGCCTGTACTACCAGCCGCAGGGTGAAAGTGAGGAAAACCTGTTGTTGATGCGCTTATTGGATGAACAATACACCCAAACGCCCTACTACGGGGTGCTTAAGATGAAAGCACATTTGCGTACCTTGGGGCATGTAGTGAACGAAAAGCGGGTGAGGCGGCTATTGCGCACCATGGGTCTGGAGGCGGTTTACCAAAAACCTGACACCAGTAAACCGAACCCTGAACATGAGATTTTCCCTTACCTGCTGCGGGGTTTGGTGATTGACCGCTGCGATCAAGTGTGGAGTACCGACATCACGTATATCCGATTGGCGCATGGCTTTGTGTACCTGATGGCAGTGATCGACTGGTACAGCCGTTATGTGTTGGGTTGGGCGATCAGTACCACGTTGGAAGCTGATTTTTGCATTGAAGTGGTCGGCGAGTTATTGGATAGCGGGTCGTGTGAAATCTTCAACACCGATCAAGGCGCACAGTTCACGACACCACGATTCACGACACCGCTGCTAAACAAAGGCATCCGTGTCAGCATGGATGGGCGGGGACGCGCACTGGACAATATTTTTATTGAACGGCTGTGGCGGACAGTCAAATATGAACATATTTATTTGCAGGATATACAGACGGTGCAAGAGGCAAGGACAGGCTTGCGGGACTACTTCCAGTTCTACAACCACCGACGCTTGCATCAGTCCCTCGATTACAGCACACCGGCTGCTGTGTATTTTGCAGGGCGGCAGGATGGGCAAGGGAAGACAGATTTTTATCAACCAGCTTTTATTTTAATTTCTTGA
- a CDS encoding MOSC N-terminal beta barrel domain-containing protein codes for MITISSLHIYPVKSLQGIALQHATLTTQGLAFDRQWMVVDADGHFLTQRQLPNMAQIRVDLTADALVLSHATQPPLSIALQPKPAERVEVVVWRDHCPADHEGDVASQWLTQVLGQWHGGDLRLVRFADDFTRPVDPNYMNGDPADTAFSDGYDTPHILDH; via the coding sequence ATGATCACCATTAGTAGCTTACATATTTACCCCGTTAAATCCCTGCAAGGCATTGCGCTGCAACACGCAACATTGACCACGCAAGGCTTGGCATTTGACCGGCAATGGATGGTCGTTGATGCCGACGGGCATTTTCTCACCCAACGCCAACTGCCCAACATGGCACAAATTCGCGTGGATTTGACGGCGGATGCGCTGGTGCTGTCGCACGCCACGCAGCCGCCGCTCAGTATTGCCTTGCAGCCTAAACCTGCCGAACGTGTTGAAGTCGTCGTCTGGCGCGACCACTGCCCCGCCGATCATGAAGGCGATGTAGCCTCCCAATGGCTCACGCAAGTGCTGGGGCAATGGCACGGTGGCGACTTGCGCCTCGTGCGCTTTGCTGACGATTTCACCCGCCCCGTTGACCCGAATTACATGAACGGCGATCCTGCCGACACCGCCTTTTCAGACGGCTATGATACTCCCCATATTCTAGACCACTGA
- a CDS encoding sterol desaturase family protein, protein MEIYIYPIIALLFVGIFTHEVIAPASRNHCDRRWLIMATLLGAATVGVTLTLGYVLADAISANAVFTTRGVLADGLVGVLSFLLTSFTFYWWHRATHYSDLLWRVFHQLHHSAKRVEALTAFFAHPLDTAAAVLISAISSYGILGASPLAAAIALLMTGTFDLFLHSDLRTPPWLGYVVQRPEMHTVHHQRGHHAQNYGLPVWDLLFGTWCNPTERRQDLGFDTDKSTRLTDMLLWRDVHKDDREIHDHH, encoded by the coding sequence ATGGAAATATACATCTACCCGATTATCGCCCTATTATTCGTCGGCATTTTCACCCATGAAGTGATCGCGCCCGCCTCGCGTAATCACTGTGATCGGCGCTGGCTCATCATGGCAACGCTGTTGGGCGCTGCAACGGTCGGTGTTACCCTAACCCTCGGCTATGTGCTGGCGGATGCTATCAGCGCCAACGCCGTATTCACCACACGCGGGGTTTTGGCAGATGGATTGGTCGGCGTATTAAGCTTTTTACTCACCAGTTTCACGTTTTACTGGTGGCATCGGGCGACGCATTATTCTGACTTGCTGTGGCGCGTATTCCACCAATTGCATCACAGTGCCAAACGGGTGGAAGCATTGACGGCATTTTTCGCGCACCCACTCGACACAGCGGCAGCCGTGCTGATCAGCGCTATTTCCAGCTATGGTATATTGGGTGCAAGCCCGTTGGCGGCGGCAATTGCATTGCTGATGACGGGCACATTCGATCTGTTTCTGCACAGTGATCTGCGCACCCCGCCGTGGCTAGGCTATGTGGTACAACGCCCCGAAATGCACACCGTCCACCACCAACGGGGGCATCATGCACAAAATTACGGCTTACCCGTATGGGATTTGCTGTTTGGGACGTGGTGCAACCCCACTGAACGCCGCCAAGATTTAGGCTTCGATACCGACAAAAGCACGCGCTTGACCGATATGTTGTTGTGGCGTGACGTGCATAAAGACGATAGGGAAATCCATGATCACCATTAG
- a CDS encoding ankyrin repeat domain-containing protein yields MPTIQRTFATLLIAASLLTACTSTPTQPDTKPASKTIITSTAKPTTCAILNGYTAQDELMLGPPVYYAVISKDLAGAECLLKMGKDPNKPDGIGTTPLLAAIDQGNANMVSLLLKHGANANRIKDWQRPLDVARKKGNPAIIKLLENAGATSENDRTKREYNEAAVMERASNQAMFDAEQK; encoded by the coding sequence ATGCCAACAATACAACGCACCTTCGCGACCCTGCTCATTGCCGCTAGCCTGCTGACCGCCTGCACCAGCACCCCGACCCAACCTGACACAAAACCCGCCAGTAAAACCATCATCACCAGCACCGCCAAGCCCACTACTTGCGCCATCCTCAACGGCTACACCGCGCAAGACGAACTCATGCTGGGGCCGCCCGTGTATTACGCCGTCATCTCCAAAGACTTGGCGGGCGCGGAATGCTTGCTAAAAATGGGCAAAGACCCGAACAAACCCGATGGCATCGGCACAACCCCGTTACTCGCCGCCATCGACCAAGGCAACGCTAACATGGTCAGCCTGCTGCTCAAACACGGCGCAAATGCCAACCGCATCAAAGACTGGCAACGCCCGCTGGATGTCGCCCGCAAAAAAGGCAACCCCGCCATCATTAAACTGCTGGAAAATGCCGGTGCAACCTCAGAAAATGATCGCACCAAACGCGAATACAACGAAGCGGCAGTCATGGAACGTGCCTCCAATCAAGCGATGTTCGACGCGGAACAAAAATAG
- a CDS encoding YdcF family protein has protein sequence MKWLAFVVAIWLIAVSSNIWHYGTQDNAAPADCIIVLGAAVQGNEPTPVFAERIRHAVNLYQHGLAAKLIFTGGTGAGDSHAESSVARIFAQRLGIPATAIYSEANSHTTQQNLAEAAALMRQHSLHSAMVVSDPLHLKRAMWMAHDVGIAAVSSPTPTSMYRSLATQLPFLAREVYFIHHYALTGM, from the coding sequence ATGAAGTGGCTTGCTTTCGTTGTCGCCATCTGGCTCATCGCTGTCAGCAGTAACATCTGGCACTACGGCACTCAAGACAACGCCGCTCCCGCTGATTGCATCATCGTGTTGGGTGCAGCCGTGCAAGGCAATGAACCCACGCCTGTTTTCGCCGAACGCATTCGCCACGCGGTTAACCTTTACCAACACGGGTTAGCGGCAAAGCTCATCTTCACGGGCGGTACAGGCGCAGGCGATTCCCACGCGGAAAGTAGCGTTGCCCGCATTTTTGCACAACGCTTAGGCATCCCCGCCACCGCCATTTACAGCGAAGCAAATTCCCACACCACACAACAAAACCTTGCCGAAGCCGCCGCGCTCATGCGGCAACACAGCTTACATTCGGCGATGGTGGTGAGTGACCCGCTGCACCTGAAACGTGCTATGTGGATGGCGCATGATGTAGGCATTGCCGCCGTATCCTCGCCCACGCCGACCAGCATGTACCGCTCGCTGGCAACGCAATTACCGTTTCTGGCACGGGAGGTGTATTTTATTCACCACTATGCGCTGACGGGGATGTAA
- a CDS encoding SanA/YdcF family protein, translating into MIKKISLLFFILYFLGIAAIWLDGATTGYEKSEYAVVLGNQVYPSGEPSERLKARLERAAELFRDGTVQKIIVSGGLGKEGHDEAIVMKRYLETQGIPAAAMMADSYGNNTRLTALNAHRWVQLDKPVIVVSQLYHLSRSEMAFGKEGFVNVGAAYPHYFEWRDVYASLRELPAWFSYWLSRQSRGESHLL; encoded by the coding sequence ATGATTAAAAAAATCTCATTACTATTTTTCATTCTGTATTTCCTAGGCATTGCCGCCATCTGGCTCGATGGTGCAACCACAGGCTATGAAAAGTCAGAATACGCCGTGGTACTGGGCAATCAGGTCTACCCTTCTGGCGAACCCTCCGAACGCTTGAAAGCACGGCTGGAACGCGCCGCCGAATTGTTCCGCGACGGCACGGTGCAAAAGATCATCGTCAGCGGTGGTTTGGGCAAGGAAGGTCACGACGAAGCAATCGTGATGAAGCGGTATCTGGAGACGCAAGGCATCCCTGCTGCGGCGATGATGGCGGATTCCTACGGCAACAATACGCGCCTGACCGCATTGAATGCCCACCGATGGGTACAACTCGATAAGCCTGTCATTGTCGTTTCGCAGCTTTATCACCTTTCCCGTAGCGAAATGGCGTTTGGGAAAGAGGGTTTTGTTAATGTCGGGGCAGCATATCCTCATTATTTTGAATGGCGCGATGTCTACGCCTCATTACGTGAATTGCCTGCGTGGTTTAGCTATTGGCTGTCGCGCCAGAGCCGAGGTGAATCACACCTGCTATGA
- a CDS encoding phosphodiester glycosidase family protein, with product MKKAFMVLFILLAIFTASVTSLNDPLSARLRSETEQHLNTYIEILTTRAEQHNLSLMDKTILHSGILTGIAVSWFRYPEASALLFHYVYGDGSDLSLSADYFRESGYLKEKIAALGIGQHGAIGLRQQDDWRLALTLNPYYLDVTEQQVVLFHPHIAFAPLDSQRVPTIVPIGKLKIRVFDNLVSALEPKPFRAYAVWETNATSHSPFTVVRVDPRHDKLALFHRDEAGQAFNRFGRLGAWLEQRQQHLRFAMNAGMFHADFSPVGLLVMDGKEIAPLNLEAGTGNFFMKPNGVFFVTKNGAGVVESSKYPVVAHDVLLATQSGPLLVRHGIIHPALRAGSPSKYIRNGVGVAGDTVMFAISDKPVTLHEFAVFFRDQLHCQDALYLDGAVSGLYAPELNRYDNRADLGVMIGVVQAGIL from the coding sequence ATGAAAAAAGCATTTATGGTATTGTTTATTTTGCTGGCAATATTCACTGCCAGTGTCACCAGCCTGAACGATCCGTTGTCAGCACGATTACGCAGTGAAACCGAGCAACACCTCAATACCTATATCGAAATTCTGACGACACGGGCAGAACAGCATAATCTTAGCCTGATGGATAAGACGATCCTGCACAGCGGTATCCTGACAGGCATTGCGGTAAGTTGGTTTCGCTATCCAGAAGCCAGTGCGTTGCTGTTTCATTATGTGTATGGCGATGGTTCGGACTTGTCATTATCAGCGGATTATTTTCGTGAAAGTGGGTATCTCAAGGAAAAAATTGCTGCATTAGGTATAGGTCAGCATGGCGCAATCGGTTTGCGCCAACAGGACGATTGGCGGCTTGCCCTGACGCTGAACCCGTACTACCTCGACGTTACCGAACAGCAGGTGGTGTTATTTCATCCGCACATTGCGTTTGCGCCGCTGGATTCTCAGCGTGTACCAACGATTGTGCCTATCGGTAAGCTGAAGATACGGGTGTTTGATAATCTGGTGTCGGCGTTAGAGCCAAAACCGTTTCGGGCGTATGCCGTGTGGGAAACGAATGCTACATCACACTCACCGTTTACCGTTGTGCGTGTTGACCCACGGCATGACAAGCTCGCCTTGTTCCACCGCGATGAAGCGGGGCAGGCATTCAACCGCTTCGGGCGACTTGGGGCATGGCTGGAACAGCGTCAGCAACACCTGCGTTTCGCCATGAACGCGGGGATGTTTCACGCCGACTTTTCCCCCGTTGGTTTGCTGGTAATGGATGGGAAGGAAATTGCCCCGTTGAATCTTGAAGCAGGTACGGGAAACTTCTTTATGAAGCCCAACGGGGTATTTTTTGTAACGAAAAACGGGGCTGGTGTGGTGGAATCTTCCAAATACCCAGTGGTTGCCCACGATGTGTTGCTGGCTACTCAATCGGGGCCGTTATTGGTGAGGCATGGAATAATTCACCCCGCACTGCGGGCAGGTTCGCCGTCAAAGTACATCCGTAACGGTGTTGGCGTGGCGGGTGATACGGTCATGTTTGCTATCAGTGACAAACCCGTGACGCTCCATGAATTTGCCGTGTTTTTCCGTGACCAGTTGCATTGCCAAGATGCACTGTATCTGGATGGGGCGGTGTCTGGGCTGTATGCGCCGGAATTGAACCGCTATGACAACCGAGCCGATTTAGGCGTAATGATTGGGGTGGTTCAGGCAGGGATACTATGA
- a CDS encoding transglycosylase domain-containing protein, producing the protein MNMLKKLLKILLWLIGGSVLLLVLTLAGFYLYFAIPMQKNFAKLEATQSTDCTTSDRWQIIAPLESYPTQFLDIFSETNSGDPDLMLARKLIEELHHRQSEFTSRYIVGTQEIKRHYTQQQRLELAFNHWHMGNIGDCAIHGMTAATYYYFGKIPQQLSVAEMALLAGVTRGASFYNPFKHPDRAQERRDLLLQLLLDKHLITEAEYQTALKEPLPVKPHEKDS; encoded by the coding sequence ATGAATATGCTTAAAAAACTCCTGAAAATCCTCCTTTGGCTCATCGGCGGCAGTGTATTGCTGCTCGTGCTAACACTTGCAGGCTTCTACCTCTATTTCGCTATCCCAATGCAGAAAAATTTTGCCAAACTGGAGGCTACACAATCGACCGATTGCACTACCAGTGATAGGTGGCAAATTATTGCACCGTTGGAAAGCTATCCCACTCAATTTCTTGATATATTTTCTGAAACTAACAGTGGTGATCCTGACCTGATGTTGGCGCGTAAACTTATTGAAGAATTGCATCACCGCCAGTCTGAATTTACCTCACGTTATATTGTAGGAACACAGGAGATCAAACGCCATTACACACAACAGCAACGTCTCGAACTTGCCTTCAACCACTGGCACATGGGGAACATAGGCGATTGTGCTATTCATGGGATGACAGCCGCTACCTATTATTATTTTGGCAAAATACCGCAACAGCTATCGGTAGCGGAAATGGCGTTATTGGCTGGAGTCACACGAGGGGCGAGCTTTTACAACCCGTTTAAACACCCTGACAGGGCGCAGGAGCGACGTGACTTATTGCTGCAATTGCTGCTGGACAAGCATCTGATCACCGAAGCGGAGTATCAAACCGCACTCAAAGAACCATTGCCTGTTAAACCGCATGAGAAAGATAGCTAA
- a CDS encoding ribosomal maturation YjgA family protein, which produces MTKKHYALAAIAVFIVEVIIATKLNHYTFIRAYFGDFLVVILVYCAVKAFWNVEATRLAIGVFAFAVAVELAQLFRVADVLQLTGWARVVVGTSFSFHDVWMYAAGCLVVWWVDHLNR; this is translated from the coding sequence ATGACTAAGAAACATTATGCACTGGCGGCAATCGCCGTGTTCATCGTCGAGGTAATCATTGCGACAAAACTCAATCATTACACTTTTATCCGTGCCTATTTCGGCGATTTTCTGGTGGTGATTTTGGTGTATTGCGCGGTGAAAGCCTTCTGGAATGTGGAGGCAACAAGGCTGGCTATCGGTGTGTTTGCCTTCGCGGTGGCGGTGGAACTGGCGCAATTATTCCGCGTGGCGGATGTGCTGCAACTGACGGGCTGGGCGCGGGTGGTGGTGGGGACGAGTTTCAGTTTCCATGATGTGTGGATGTATGCGGCGGGGTGTTTGGTGGTGTGGTGGGTGGATCATTTGAACCGATAG
- a CDS encoding SGNH/GDSL hydrolase family protein encodes MKKLLILLLISVLGNVGLLWFAQRQYQDTNALRLDPLQLSLYADPVPSKTVGQQRVVFFGDSRALSWSAPEMANVEFINRGIGNQTSEQIRLRFAQHVQPLQADVLILQLCVNDLKAIALFPQRRDAIVAQCKRNLQDIITPARQSGSKVLLTTVFPLGEVPLERALFWSDAIAPAIQEVNQFIAAQAGDGVTVLDAFTLLQGEANVIRPEYSRDLLHLNAQGYAVLNQHLAAALNALSQ; translated from the coding sequence ATGAAAAAGCTCCTCATCCTTCTGCTGATTTCCGTGCTGGGTAACGTCGGTTTGCTGTGGTTTGCCCAGCGCCAATACCAAGACACGAATGCGCTGCGCCTTGACCCTTTGCAGTTAAGCCTTTACGCCGACCCTGTTCCCAGCAAAACGGTGGGGCAGCAGCGCGTGGTATTTTTCGGCGATTCACGCGCCTTAAGTTGGTCTGCGCCAGAGATGGCGAATGTCGAATTCATCAATCGCGGCATTGGCAACCAAACCTCCGAACAAATCCGCCTACGCTTTGCACAGCACGTTCAGCCCTTGCAAGCGGATGTCCTGATCCTGCAACTCTGTGTGAATGACCTGAAAGCCATCGCGCTGTTCCCGCAGCGCCGTGATGCCATCGTCGCGCAATGTAAGCGCAACCTGCAAGACATCATCACGCCAGCGCGGCAAAGCGGCAGCAAGGTATTACTGACGACCGTGTTTCCTTTGGGCGAAGTGCCACTCGAACGCGCCTTGTTCTGGTCGGATGCGATTGCGCCCGCCATCCAAGAAGTGAACCAGTTTATCGCCGCGCAGGCAGGCGATGGCGTGACGGTGTTGGATGCGTTTACGCTGCTGCAAGGGGAGGCAAATGTGATTCGCCCCGAATACAGTCGTGATTTATTGCATCTGAATGCACAGGGTTATGCGGTGCTTAACCAACATCTGGCGGCGGCGTTGAACGCACTGTCTCAATAA
- a CDS encoding alpha/beta fold hydrolase, with the protein MKLILLPGLDGTGLLFEPLLEQLSDACAVQVIRYSPDQCQSMQTLAAQVREQVVFDSDTVLLAESFSGLVAMELLRQPIPLHSVIFCASFASAPRPWLLKLTTVLPLEMLFRLPLPNFLLRGLGLNTRLVGLIRQVREQVSPAVLVYRLRLIAAAQTLVLEKPWDVPCYYWQAADDWAVPARCAEALRQYFTAVTVTRIQQSGHFLLQSQPVVCAAIIETVRSTPPPDVG; encoded by the coding sequence ATGAAACTAATCCTCCTCCCTGGTCTTGATGGCACGGGGTTGTTGTTCGAGCCGCTATTGGAACAGTTGAGTGATGCTTGTGCGGTACAGGTTATCCGCTACTCTCCCGACCAATGCCAGTCGATGCAAACCTTGGCAGCCCAAGTGCGCGAACAAGTGGTGTTCGATAGCGATACCGTATTGCTGGCGGAATCGTTTTCCGGCTTGGTAGCGATGGAATTGCTGCGGCAACCTATCCCGCTGCATAGCGTTATTTTTTGCGCGTCGTTTGCCAGTGCACCACGCCCGTGGTTGCTGAAACTTACCACAGTTTTGCCGCTGGAAATGCTGTTCCGCTTGCCGTTACCTAATTTCCTGTTGCGGGGGCTGGGGTTGAATACGCGGCTGGTTGGGTTAATCCGGCAAGTGCGGGAACAGGTTTCACCAGCGGTGTTGGTGTACCGCTTACGCTTGATTGCGGCGGCACAAACGCTGGTGCTGGAAAAACCTTGGGATGTGCCTTGCTACTATTGGCAAGCGGCGGATGATTGGGCTGTTCCTGCACGTTGTGCGGAGGCGTTGCGGCAGTATTTTACAGCGGTGACAGTAACACGCATCCAGCAATCGGGGCATTTTCTGCTGCAAAGCCAGCCTGTGGTGTGTGCCGCTATTATTGAGACAGTGCGTTCAACGCCGCCGCCAGATGTTGGTTAA
- a CDS encoding DUF4424 family protein, which translates to MMTIKHTLLSLLLCGYTAAAVANDSTATLGAGGIEFTKNASIAMEQEDLFISTEQIRVKYIFRNNSAQDITTRVAFPVPEFPETPDGDIAMDTHSDNPLLFAVQVDDQPKIVETEVKKNDGQVKLTHHWMQTFPAGKALVVSHQYRPVVGGEAGFWFEGEERTTRIKNYCIEPDLLKWIKQNHQPDKGKNLSPHFVDYILTTGANWQGAIGKFRLTLQKQTSNERVTFCGEGLQKVDAKTFVMEKTNFVPQTDLRILFLQQNSP; encoded by the coding sequence ATGATGACCATTAAACACACTCTTCTCAGCCTACTGTTGTGCGGGTATACCGCTGCCGCCGTTGCTAACGATTCCACCGCCACGCTGGGGGCGGGCGGGATTGAATTCACGAAAAATGCGTCGATTGCGATGGAGCAGGAAGACTTGTTTATCAGCACCGAGCAGATTCGGGTGAAATACATTTTCCGCAATAACAGTGCGCAAGACATCACCACGCGAGTCGCGTTTCCCGTGCCAGAATTCCCCGAAACCCCCGATGGTGACATCGCGATGGATACGCACTCGGATAACCCGCTGCTGTTTGCGGTGCAAGTCGATGACCAGCCGAAAATCGTTGAAACCGAAGTGAAAAAAAACGACGGGCAAGTCAAGCTGACGCACCATTGGATGCAAACCTTTCCCGCTGGCAAAGCCTTGGTCGTCAGTCACCAATATCGCCCTGTGGTGGGCGGCGAAGCTGGTTTTTGGTTTGAGGGGGAAGAGCGCACTACCCGCATCAAAAATTACTGCATCGAGCCTGATTTGCTGAAGTGGATTAAGCAAAATCACCAGCCCGATAAAGGCAAAAACCTGTCGCCGCATTTTGTGGATTACATCCTCACCACGGGTGCGAATTGGCAAGGTGCAATCGGTAAATTTCGCCTCACGCTGCAAAAGCAAACCTCTAACGAGCGCGTCACTTTTTGCGGAGAGGGTTTGCAGAAAGTGGATGCGAAAACGTTTGTGATGGAAAAGACTAACTTTGTGCCACAGACCGATTTACGCATCCTGTTTTTGCAGCAAAACTCCCCGTGA